ATAGAAATGACTTGGGCGGCGGGAAGCTGCTCGGCTATTATGCGGCCGGCTTCGGCGTTACGGCCGGAGTTTCCGCCGATAACCAGGACGTAGCCTGCAGGTGTTCCGTATACACCGATATCTTTTACAAAGACTTCGGCGCAGCAATTGGGGCAGGCGCTGACTCCCATATGCAATTTAGCCGGCAGGGGTTGTCCGAAAAATTTTTGGTCTAAGGCCAAGCCGAGACCTGTGCCGTCTTGCTTGGCCATGGGACAGTAGGGATTGCCGGGGCACATGGCGACGGCACGGACGCTTCGGGCGGAGAAGGATTCCGGCGCGAGCGCCAGTTCATCCAAGACTTTCTGGCCATCGGCAGGGGTTAAGCCTAGAATAGCAATGCTGCCTGTGGTGATTTTCAATGTGCCGCCATATTTAGCGGCGGCTGCCGCAATATTATGTAGCTGTTCCGGTGTTGCGTAGCCGCCGGGAAGATGTGGTGTGACAGGGAGCGTGGCCCGGCTGGGAACGCTCTGGGATCGACTTACTGGTTCTTGCATAAAGAAGCTCCTTTCGTCCGGTAATTGTACCGGATGGGTATTGGTCTAATGCTATCATACTCCCCTGGGAATTTGACTGCCTGTGATCTATATCACAAAAAAATATTTGCTGATAATTCATATAAACAAAGATTGAAAAAACAGGAAATATGGGCGTTAAGAAAGAAGTATAAAAAATGTAAATACACGTCGAAGCAGTAGCCGGCGTGATTTTTGGATAGGGTGGGACTTGCTGATGAAGGGAACTGTCGTTGAAACCTGGATTAGTACGGCAAGAAAGATTTGGGGGCCCGATTTGACGTTGGCCGCCATGGAGCATACCGGCTGGACGGCGGGACAAATGTTTTTGCCGACAGAAGATGTCGAGGATGCGAAGCCCCGCAATTTTGTGGCCTATATTGCCAAACAAAAAAATAAGACTGAGGACGAAGTGTGGTTTGCTATCGGGAAGGATAATATTGAAACCTTCTCGCGGGCTTATCCGGCCTTTTTCCAGTATGAGACCCTATATTCTTTTTTACGGTCCATGTATGATGTTCATGTGGTAGTGGTAAAGCGGATTCCGGGAGCCAAACCGCCGGAATTACTCATTGAGCCGATATCTGAATACACAGCGGTACTGAGCTATCGCTCTTCGCGAGGCATGTTTGGCTATCTAAGAGGGCTGCTTGCCGGCGCGGCCGCTTATTTTAAGGAAGATATTAAACTGGAAACGGTAGAGTCATCAAAAGAGCACATTAAAATTAAAATAACCTTTCCCACGCCGATTCGTCATACGATTTATTACCGGTTCAATCAATGGCTTTCACTAGGTGTTTTCAAAAGTATTGCGGTGAAAACCGGTATGGCGACAACGGCGCTAACCGGTGTGTTCTTTACGGCCTTATC
Above is a window of Propionispora vibrioides DNA encoding:
- a CDS encoding nitrite reductase, encoding MQEPVSRSQSVPSRATLPVTPHLPGGYATPEQLHNIAAAAAKYGGTLKITTGSIAILGLTPADGQKVLDELALAPESFSARSVRAVAMCPGNPYCPMAKQDGTGLGLALDQKFFGQPLPAKLHMGVSACPNCCAEVFVKDIGVYGTPAGYVLVIGGNSGRNAEAGRIIAEQLPAAQVISIIENILNYYRQFGEPKERLGQMLDRIGWDDFIASVIPPVYTLQTSAEMLGRN